One part of the Epinephelus fuscoguttatus linkage group LG12, E.fuscoguttatus.final_Chr_v1 genome encodes these proteins:
- the timm22 gene encoding mitochondrial import inner membrane translocase subunit Tim22: protein MAASTGATNVAASDLQDPSPAGPSMDSPPLQYSLILEHLIGDKRPIKELSPGVMGGLPVPVKTDEQKMIERGMESCAFKSVLACVGGFVLGGAFGVFTAGIDTNVGIDPKDPLRTPTAREVLKDMGQRGMSYAKNFAIVGAMFSCTECIIESHRGKSDWKNAVYSGCVTGGAIGFRAGLKAGVLGCGGFAAFSAAIEYYLR from the exons ATGGCCGCCTCCACGGGAGCTACGAACGTTGCTGCCTCCGATTTACAAGATCCCTCTCCGGCGGGTCCGAGCATGGACAGTCCACCGCTTCAGTACAGTCTGATCCTGGAGCACCTGATCGGGGACAAGAGGCCCATAAAGGAGCTGAGTCCCGGTGTCATGGGGGGGCTGCCGGTGCCCGTGAAAACCGACGAGCAGAAGATGATCGAGAGGGGCATGGAGAGCTGCGCCTTCAAGTCTGTGCTGGCCTGTGTGGGAG GTTTTGTCCTCGGAGGAGCTTTTGGTGTTTTCACAGCCGGCATCGATACCAATGTTGGTATTGATCCCAAAGACCCTCTGAGAACTCCGACAGCACGAGAAGTACTCAAAGACATGGGCCAGAGGGGGATGTCCTACGCCAAGAACTTTGCCATCGTGGGCGCCATGTTCTCCTGCACAGAGTGCATCATAGAATCA CACAGAGGTAAATCTGACTGGAAGAACGCCGTGTACAGCGGCTGTGTTACTGGAGGAGCCATCGGATTTCGTG CTGGTCTGAAGGCTGGGGTGCTGGGATGTGGAGGCTTCGCTGCATTCTCTGCTGCCATCGAATATTATTTACGGTGA